The proteins below come from a single Synechococcus sp. WH 8101 genomic window:
- a CDS encoding precorrin-6A/cobalt-precorrin-6A reductase: MHGPHNRQGHLWLLAGTGEGPGLASALLQQGWRVSVSVVTPAAAAAYRQLSLSHVWVGPLADVAAIRHRLATQRIDRVVDATHPFATLISRQLVEACGASKGCLVRFERRLEPIAPAAAAQLHMIDNVQFLRAERLLLALGARHLSAVVAALPAPPPQLFARVLPTPAGLRQARAAGIPPEQLALLRPLHSLAPAGSSGALELALCRRWQITDVLCRQSGGVSERCWHRVAEALGLRLWLLRRPAPPAGVSVVHSVEALLAALA; the protein is encoded by the coding sequence ATGCACGGCCCGCACAATCGCCAGGGGCATCTGTGGCTTCTGGCCGGCACCGGTGAGGGGCCAGGCCTTGCGAGCGCCCTGCTCCAGCAGGGCTGGCGGGTCAGCGTCAGCGTTGTGACGCCTGCCGCCGCAGCGGCCTACCGCCAGCTGTCGCTCAGCCATGTCTGGGTGGGCCCGCTGGCTGACGTGGCGGCGATACGGCACCGCCTGGCGACCCAGAGGATCGATCGGGTTGTGGATGCCACCCATCCTTTCGCCACGTTGATCAGCCGTCAGTTGGTGGAGGCCTGCGGCGCCTCCAAAGGGTGCCTGGTGCGTTTCGAGCGGAGGCTGGAACCGATCGCTCCAGCAGCGGCCGCGCAGCTGCACATGATCGACAACGTTCAGTTTCTGCGCGCGGAGCGCTTGCTGCTGGCCCTGGGAGCGCGCCATCTCTCGGCTGTCGTGGCGGCCTTGCCGGCACCGCCACCCCAGCTGTTCGCCCGCGTGCTGCCCACTCCCGCCGGTCTGCGTCAGGCCCGTGCTGCCGGGATTCCGCCCGAGCAGCTCGCCCTGCTCCGGCCCCTTCACTCGCTCGCACCGGCGGGGTCAAGCGGGGCTCTGGAGCTGGCTCTTTGCCGCCGCTGGCAGATCACGGATGTGCTCTGCCGCCAGTCTGGTGGAGTGAGCGAACGCTGCTGGCATCGGGTCGCCGAGGCGCTGGGCCTGCGGCTCTGGTTGCTGCGGCGGCCAGCCCCGCCCGCCGGAGTTTCCGTTGTGCATAGCGTGGAGGCGCTTCTGGCTGCTCTGGCCTGA
- the cutA gene encoding divalent-cation tolerance protein CutA, which produces MDSRSEAAPITLVLTTEADRERAEALASALVERRLAACVSLMPIRSCYRWNGGVERAEEVQLLIKTSAEGLAALRQALDTLHSYDTPECLHWTASASAAYGGWLQEALAPQVLPHQRLE; this is translated from the coding sequence ATGGACTCCCGATCCGAGGCCGCGCCGATCACGCTTGTGCTTACCACCGAAGCGGATCGTGAACGGGCGGAAGCCCTGGCCTCAGCCCTGGTGGAGCGCCGCTTGGCCGCCTGCGTGAGCCTGATGCCGATCCGCTCCTGCTATCGCTGGAACGGTGGTGTTGAACGGGCTGAGGAGGTGCAGCTCCTGATCAAAACTTCAGCCGAGGGCCTCGCCGCGCTGCGGCAGGCCCTCGACACGCTGCACAGTTACGACACACCCGAGTGCCTGCACTGGACTGCATCAGCATCAGCCGCCTATGGCGGCTGGCTGCAGGAGGCGTTAGCTCCCCAGGTGCTCCCGCACCAACGTCTGGAGTGA
- a CDS encoding single-stranded DNA-binding protein yields the protein MNHCVLEVEVLEAPTLRYTQDNQTPIAEMEVRFDALRADDPAGQIKVVGWGNLAQDLQNRVQPGQRLVIEGRLRMNTVPRPDGMKEKRAEFTLSRLHPVGTAAAGAPSASPSATGGRPAQPSRQVSANRPPAPAAPIQDNASTWNSAPLVPETDDIPF from the coding sequence ATGAACCACTGCGTGCTCGAAGTGGAGGTGCTGGAGGCCCCCACCCTTCGCTACACCCAGGACAACCAGACGCCGATTGCGGAGATGGAGGTGCGCTTCGATGCCCTGCGCGCCGACGATCCCGCCGGTCAGATCAAAGTGGTGGGCTGGGGGAATCTGGCCCAGGATCTGCAGAACCGGGTTCAGCCAGGGCAGCGCCTTGTGATCGAGGGACGCCTGCGCATGAACACGGTGCCGCGGCCGGACGGCATGAAAGAAAAACGTGCCGAATTCACGCTCTCCCGCCTGCATCCGGTGGGAACCGCAGCCGCCGGCGCTCCGTCCGCCAGCCCTTCCGCAACGGGCGGCAGGCCAGCCCAGCCCAGCCGTCAGGTCTCTGCCAACCGCCCCCCTGCGCCTGCTGCGCCTATTCAGGACAACGCCTCCACCTGGAACAGCGCACCGCTGGTGCCGGAGACCGACGACATCCCCTTTTGA
- a CDS encoding DUF2854 domain-containing protein, with protein MNNLLSPGNLITVAGGVLTVVGAVAYGSGNANLSLPTIFYGIPILLGGLALKSSELPPAKRVTPASQLKNERAAGAPELAKLLSDVTRWRYGQKAHLESSLEALKLWDEDEPPQLLEIEELHGSSGYGLRLRFERGKVPLEQWQEKQERLGRFFAKGLQAQITALGSSRLDLTLLPATGEHGQQ; from the coding sequence ATGAACAACCTGCTTTCACCAGGCAATTTGATCACCGTGGCCGGTGGCGTGCTCACCGTGGTGGGCGCCGTCGCTTACGGCAGCGGCAATGCCAACCTCAGTTTGCCGACGATCTTCTACGGGATCCCGATCCTGCTGGGAGGCCTGGCCTTGAAATCCTCGGAACTGCCTCCTGCCAAGCGGGTGACGCCGGCCAGTCAGCTGAAGAACGAACGCGCCGCCGGCGCCCCCGAACTGGCCAAGCTGCTCAGCGATGTGACCCGCTGGCGCTACGGCCAGAAAGCGCATCTCGAATCATCCCTGGAAGCCCTGAAGCTCTGGGATGAGGACGAACCGCCCCAGCTGCTCGAGATTGAAGAACTGCATGGTTCATCGGGATACGGGCTCAGATTGCGCTTCGAGCGTGGCAAGGTTCCCCTGGAGCAGTGGCAGGAGAAGCAGGAACGGCTCGGTCGCTTCTTCGCCAAGGGGTTGCAGGCCCAGATCACAGCGTTGGGATCCTCCCGGCTGGACCTCACCCTGCTGCCCGCCACAGGCGAGCATGGTCAGCAGTGA
- a CDS encoding adenosine kinase, with translation MTTPRFSNHDCSLDVVGIGNAIVDVLVQTDDSFLETHGLNKGAMALVDENQAHALYEASGSGLETSGGSAANTLAGLAQLGSRAGFIGRVRNDQLGEIFSHDIRAVGTRFDTPAAIDGPSTARCLILVTPDAQRTMCTYLGASVQLEPEDLDLSMVRDTKVLYLEGYLWDSPAAKRAFISAAETCRQSGGQVALSLSDGFCVDRHRDSFLELVNGHVDVLFANESEITSLYGTDDFDHAIAQVKGCCHVAALTRSEKGSVVLSGDQRWDVPAYKLGDLIDTTGAGDLYAGGFLHGYTQGLDLETCGRIGSLCAGQVVTQLGPRSQVSLQTLVREHLGS, from the coding sequence CCTCGAGACGCACGGTCTGAATAAAGGCGCCATGGCTCTGGTGGATGAGAACCAGGCCCATGCGCTCTATGAAGCCAGCGGCAGCGGTCTGGAGACTTCAGGTGGATCGGCGGCCAATACTCTCGCGGGCCTGGCGCAACTGGGCAGTCGCGCCGGCTTCATCGGCAGGGTCCGCAACGACCAGCTGGGCGAGATCTTCAGCCACGACATCCGTGCCGTCGGCACACGCTTTGACACCCCTGCAGCGATCGATGGCCCCAGCACGGCCCGCTGCCTGATCCTGGTCACCCCCGATGCCCAACGCACGATGTGCACCTACCTCGGTGCCTCGGTGCAGCTCGAACCGGAAGACCTGGACCTTTCGATGGTGCGAGACACCAAAGTGCTCTATCTGGAGGGCTATCTCTGGGACAGCCCCGCCGCCAAACGGGCCTTCATCTCCGCTGCTGAAACCTGCCGGCAGAGTGGTGGCCAGGTGGCTCTGTCACTCTCCGATGGCTTCTGCGTGGACCGGCACCGCGACAGCTTCCTGGAGCTGGTGAACGGTCATGTGGATGTGTTGTTCGCCAACGAGAGTGAGATCACGTCGCTGTACGGCACAGACGATTTCGATCACGCCATCGCCCAGGTGAAGGGGTGTTGCCACGTGGCGGCCCTCACCCGCAGCGAAAAGGGTTCGGTGGTGCTCAGCGGTGATCAACGCTGGGACGTTCCCGCCTACAAGCTGGGGGATCTGATCGACACCACCGGCGCCGGTGACCTCTATGCCGGCGGCTTCCTGCATGGCTACACCCAGGGGCTCGATCTGGAGACCTGCGGCCGGATCGGCTCCCTCTGTGCCGGGCAGGTGGTCACCCAGCTCGGCCCCCGCTCCCAGGTGTCACTCCAGACGTTGGTGCGGGAGCACCTGGGGAGCTAA